ATTAAAGCCTCTGGTAGCCATTCCTTCGGCAGGTGACTTTGCATCTGCCGGTGCATATGAAGAATATGCAGCGAAGGATGGATGTAGGATCCCACCAAATGAGAGGTAGAAAAAGCCGAAGCTTGTAAAGACacaagaaggaaagctgTTGCCAAGGATCCACTCCATAATCCCGCTGATTACCATGAGGACACCACCCTCGAAGAAATAGACAGGGCTTCAAGGTCATCAGTATGCCATCATGATTATACCTTATGGAGGGAAGATCAACTTACATGGAAGCTGCACCAAAGTGGCTAGCACCACGCCAACCCATCAAGTCACACGATAGAGGCATCAAAGCTAGCAAGAATCCCGCGAGTGCTCTATAATACGGTCATCAGCTGTGCTCATCAGGCAGTCATCTACAGGGTACGCTAACAGAGGCGTCGGGTTACCAAATGTCTTCCTTAGATCTCCCTTGACAGCATTGGGAGGTGCAAGGTAAAGCTTCTCCAAGAGCTCAGGGCTCATCGAGATACTAGCTGCTGATCGGATAGCATGAAGAGCCTCATGATGGCCTACTTCGGGATCACTGCTGTTACTCGAGGGCTTTGTCATGGTGATGCAGACGTATGCTTGTGGCTATGGCGTTGATAGGAGAAGAACTGGGTTGGGAGAGTATGTATCATAATAGAAATGGTTTGAAGGCTTTATGCTTGGGACGTGTCATTCTCTTGGCTGCCTGGCCAACCTGTACATCCGATATTCTCGCACTGGACTTTGTCCATAGGCCCTGTACTGTATTGGCCGCCATACTTTGATACGGAATTTCGGTCCTGTTTCGGTAAATCATAAATCGGAAGAGGGAACTCCTCGAGATGCCGGACAAAGAACTTGATGGAATGGACCGCATTAGCGTCCGGACCGACGCTGCTTGGTGTGTATCTACACGGGGGACGCGGGGATAGCATGAGTTGTTACCCCGGAACAAGCAGTGATCCCTGATC
This genomic stretch from Fusarium fujikuroi IMI 58289 draft genome, chromosome FFUJ_chr09 harbors:
- a CDS encoding related to Y.lipolytica GPR1 protein and Fun34p codes for the protein MTKPSSNSSDPEVGHHEALHAIRSAASISMSPELLEKLYLAPPNAVKGDLRKTFGNPTPLALAGFLLALMPLSCDLMGWRGASHFGAASIPVYFFEGGVLMVISGIMEWILGNSFPSCVFTSFGFFYLSFGGILHPSFAAYSSYAPADAKSPAEGMATRGFNASLGFFLLAMTILSIIYLICALRTNVVFVVIFATLVPALLCLLGAFWAWADDYTGNTLLAQRLCVGAGALLFVTSFAGWYILLAILLAIVDFPIQIPVGDLSSVIKGKSERDMTLGKQDNS